Proteins encoded within one genomic window of Bacteroides sedimenti:
- a CDS encoding YceD family protein has product MGKFDKYKVDLKAMQANSCTYEFLLDNIFFANIDGPEVQKGKVNVNLAVKRTTGVFELVFQTEGMVLVPCDRCLDEMEIPIATTDKLFVRFGSDYAEENNNVVIVPEDEGYINVAWFMYEFIALAIPMKHVHAPGKCNKGMVGKLSKHLRTTSDDELNVDEVDTSVDTEIEDVEESIDPRWNELKKILDNN; this is encoded by the coding sequence TTGGGAAAGTTCGATAAATATAAAGTTGATTTGAAAGCAATGCAGGCAAACTCTTGTACCTATGAGTTTTTGCTTGACAATATATTCTTTGCAAATATTGACGGTCCAGAAGTTCAAAAAGGTAAAGTTAACGTAAATCTTGCTGTTAAAAGAACTACTGGAGTTTTTGAGCTTGTGTTCCAAACTGAAGGAATGGTACTGGTCCCATGCGATCGTTGTCTTGACGAAATGGAGATCCCGATAGCCACTACTGATAAACTATTTGTGCGCTTTGGTAGTGATTATGCAGAAGAGAATAACAATGTTGTTATTGTTCCTGAAGATGAAGGATATATTAATGTTGCTTGGTTTATGTACGAGTTTATTGCTTTGGCAATTCCTATGAAGCATGTTCATGCTCCCGGAAAATGCAATAAAGGTATGGTAGGTAAACTTAGCAAGCATCTGCGAACAACCTCGGATGATGAACTTAATGTTGATGAGGTTGATACTTCGGTTGATACCGAAATTGAGGACGTAGAAGAATCTATAGATCCTAGATGGAATGAATTAAAGAAAATATTAGATAATAATTAA
- a CDS encoding sensor histidine kinase — protein MQFVDRIKQVKIVLVIVAIAIAILSLVVSHILVKDLSAEERHKMEVWSEAMRTFNNANEDADLTLVLKVLNGNNTIPVIVTDKEGRVQSYRNISFSPSDKEKHLKALVERFGYRNHKIRIYLRSQSDKSNATKGDYIEIYYDDSLMLKRLATYPYVQLGVVMVFVVIAIFAILSSKKAEQNKVWVGLSKETAHQLGTPISSLMAWVEILKERYAQDELISEMGNDINRLQLIAERFSKIGSMPEPQACELNSVLDNVIDYLSKRCSGKIIFVRDYLTTPATAKLNPSLFEWVVENLCKNAIDSMGGRGKITISVKDNDTKVYLDIADTGKGIPKSKYRTVFLPGYTTKKRGWGLGLSLAKRIVEEYHHGKIFVRYSELNKGTTFRIELKK, from the coding sequence ATGCAATTTGTAGATCGAATAAAACAGGTAAAAATAGTATTAGTTATTGTTGCAATAGCGATAGCTATTTTGTCGTTGGTTGTTTCTCATATCTTGGTAAAAGATTTATCAGCAGAAGAAAGACATAAAATGGAAGTCTGGTCTGAGGCTATGCGAACATTTAATAATGCAAATGAAGATGCGGACCTGACACTTGTTCTTAAAGTTTTGAATGGGAATAATACAATCCCCGTAATTGTCACAGATAAAGAAGGACGTGTCCAAAGTTACCGGAATATTTCCTTCTCTCCTTCTGATAAAGAAAAGCATTTAAAGGCGCTTGTAGAACGTTTTGGATATCGTAATCATAAAATAAGGATCTACCTTCGATCTCAATCTGATAAATCGAATGCTACTAAGGGCGATTATATTGAAATTTACTATGATGATTCTTTAATGCTTAAGCGGCTGGCTACATATCCTTATGTTCAGTTAGGGGTTGTGATGGTTTTTGTTGTAATTGCCATTTTTGCCATATTAAGTTCAAAAAAAGCGGAACAAAATAAAGTCTGGGTGGGTCTTTCCAAAGAAACAGCACATCAGTTAGGCACGCCTATCTCCTCTTTGATGGCTTGGGTTGAAATACTGAAGGAACGATATGCACAGGATGAGCTTATTTCGGAAATGGGGAATGACATCAACAGATTACAACTGATAGCTGAAAGATTCTCAAAGATAGGCTCCATGCCTGAACCCCAAGCATGTGAACTAAACTCTGTTCTAGACAACGTTATTGATTATCTTTCAAAAAGATGTTCGGGAAAGATTATCTTTGTTAGAGATTATCTGACTACACCTGCTACTGCTAAATTAAATCCGTCACTATTTGAGTGGGTAGTTGAGAATTTGTGTAAAAATGCTATTGACTCAATGGGTGGTCGAGGGAAAATTACAATATCTGTAAAAGATAATGATACGAAAGTCTATTTAGATATAGCTGATACAGGAAAAGGAATTCCTAAGTCTAAATACAGAACCGTTTTCTTGCCAGGATATACTACTAAGAAAAGAGGGTGGGGGCTAGGACTTTCTTTAGCAAAAAGAATTGTAGAAGAATACCATCACGGAAAGATTTTTGTTCGCTATTCAGAATTGAATAAAGGGACAACCTTTCGAATAGAACTTAAAAAATAA
- a CDS encoding MFS transporter produces MKQQSKKVFGFSRNIFFTGLTSLFTDMSTKMIYSIMPMFLLSIGASKTTLSIIEGIAESTTTLLKAFSGYWSDKMGRSKPWMILGYSLSAIVMPLYAFVVTPLQVLYIRFIERIGKGIRTAPRDSLIAGYDQNKESGRNFGLQKAMDNTGAIIGPLIAFALLSTFPNNYHLIFLLAGIPSILGVFVLIFYIKEGKKPRELLLDKFSFRDYPKRYYFLLGIIFLFTLGNSTDALLLVKANEVGIQVAYIPLVYLIMNSVAVALSIPLGTLSDKIGKEKILIIGYLIYSLVYWGFGATHSIKVITCLFALYGLYSASTDGIQKALVSDILDANKKGTGLGIYNALLGITLLPASIIAGLLYDKINSSIPFYFGASIAALSSLLMMIFCKYSSK; encoded by the coding sequence ATGAAGCAACAGTCAAAAAAGGTTTTCGGTTTTAGCAGAAACATCTTCTTTACGGGATTAACAAGTCTGTTTACCGACATGTCCACAAAAATGATATACTCTATCATGCCTATGTTTTTATTATCTATAGGAGCTTCAAAGACCACTCTATCTATTATTGAGGGTATCGCAGAAAGTACAACCACACTTCTAAAAGCTTTTTCAGGATATTGGAGCGATAAAATGGGGCGGAGCAAACCCTGGATGATATTAGGCTATAGCCTTTCTGCAATAGTAATGCCGCTTTATGCCTTTGTTGTCACTCCGCTGCAGGTTCTCTATATCCGCTTTATCGAACGGATTGGCAAAGGTATACGGACAGCACCCCGTGATAGTCTAATAGCTGGTTATGACCAAAATAAAGAATCAGGAAGGAACTTCGGTCTTCAAAAAGCGATGGACAACACAGGTGCGATAATAGGACCGCTGATAGCATTCGCTCTTTTGTCTACTTTCCCAAACAATTACCATCTTATATTCTTATTAGCAGGCATACCATCCATCTTGGGAGTATTTGTACTTATTTTTTATATTAAAGAAGGTAAAAAACCAAGAGAACTGTTGCTTGACAAATTTAGTTTTAGAGACTATCCTAAGCGTTATTATTTCCTCTTAGGAATAATCTTCCTCTTCACATTGGGAAATTCAACAGATGCTCTTTTGTTAGTCAAGGCAAACGAAGTGGGAATACAAGTTGCTTACATTCCACTTGTTTACCTGATTATGAACTCAGTTGCTGTTGCCTTATCCATCCCTTTAGGCACACTATCTGATAAGATAGGTAAAGAAAAAATTCTGATCATCGGATATCTTATATACTCTCTTGTATATTGGGGATTCGGAGCAACTCATAGCATCAAAGTGATCACTTGTTTATTTGCACTTTATGGTCTCTACTCAGCTTCAACCGACGGCATTCAAAAAGCATTGGTAAGCGATATACTTGATGCAAATAAGAAAGGAACCGGCTTGGGTATTTACAATGCACTTCTAGGGATTACCCTCCTTCCCGCGAGTATTATAGCAGGATTACTTTATGACAAAATAAACTCTTCTATTCCATTTTATTTTGGAGCTTCAATAGCAGCACTGTCATCCTTGTTAATGATGATCTTCTGCAAATACTCTTCAAAATAG